In Musa acuminata AAA Group cultivar baxijiao chromosome BXJ2-8, Cavendish_Baxijiao_AAA, whole genome shotgun sequence, one genomic interval encodes:
- the LOC135619598 gene encoding uncharacterized protein LOC135619598 isoform X7, translating into MDFTFEGLSWDNVCQTFEKAYKSNDLIPRKYVDVVGKQFRDIIDEVVGDWLDPAGDCAEGLDTKKSLDGDIASKIDGVLKEELDESFLDDNLSICVKWEPNSSSVGNSSLIAPSDLNQDSSYNNEFDECQEETLPTKAANCSDVIDGNPEYFLPSVASLSGLPKICPLVDESLKLEPCESRSVVDRPPTETCDAARGIHTSQEFISPRGCLVNEHELQIKQDNSRASLRETEDLSVCLSGDDKFNDDDVIDAKEEPMEVSQDLDINDNWEDNEDYEQAMISYQKSRASYKKKLGASLITKLRQFKGHKVKNSYCDIVGRERDRQGNELLKNPNLSSVPDSLESDWELL; encoded by the exons ATGGATTTTACATTTGAAGGACTATCCTGGGACAACGTATGCCAAACATTTGAGAAAGCATACAAGAGTAATGATTTG ATCCCACGCAAGTATGTTGATGTGGTTGGTAAACAATTTAGAGATATAATTGATGAGGTTGTGGGTGATTGGCTCGATCCTGCTGGTGATTGTGCCGAAGGACTTGATACAAAAAAATCATTAGATGGTGATATAGCCAGTAAGATAGATGGAGTTTTAAAGGAAGAACTCGATGAATCCTTTTTGGATGACAATTTATCTATTTGTGTTAAATGGGAGCCAAATTCTTCATCTGTGGGAAATTCAAGTCTGATCGCACCCTCTGATCTGAACCAAGACTCAAGTTACAACAATGAGTTTGATGAATGCCAGGAGGAAACTCTTCCGACCAAAGCAGCTAATTGCTCAGACGTGATAGATGGAAATCCTGAATACTTCTTACCTTCTGTTGCATCTCTTTCTGGCCTTCCAAAAATATGTCCTTTAGTAGATGAAAGCCTTAAATTGGAACCTTGTGAAAGTAGATCTGTTGTAGATAGACCGCCTACTGAAACATGTG ATGCTGCGAGAGGTATCCATACATCACAAGAATTCATCTCTCCTAGAGGGTGCCTTGTAAATGAACATGAGCTGCAAATTAAACAAGACAATTCACGGGCTTCTCTGCGAGAAACTGAAG ATTTATCAGTTTGCCTTAGTGGGGATGACAAATTCAACGATGATGATGTTATTGACGCGAAAGAAGAACCAATGGAAGTATCTCAGGATCTGGATATTAATGATAACTGGGAGGACAATGAAGATTATGAACAGGCCATGATCTCATATCAGAAATCAAGGGCATCATACaag AAAAAACTTGGCGCCTCGCTTATCACAAAATTACGGCAGTTCAAGGGCCATAAGGTGAAAAATTCATACTGCGATATCGTCGGCAGAGAGCGAGACAGACAGGGAAATGAGCTATTAAAGAATCCAAATTTGTCTTCTGTTCCTGATTCATTGGAGTCTGATTGGGAGCTGCTGTAG
- the LOC135619598 gene encoding uncharacterized protein LOC135619598 isoform X4, with product MWFLLPVANDLGMDFTFEGLSWDNVCQTFEKAYKSNDLVQIPRKYVDVVGKQFRDIIDEVVGDWLDPAGDCAEGLDTKKSLDGDIASKIDGVLKEELDESFLDDNLSICVKWEPNSSSVGNSSLIAPSDLNQDSSYNNEFDECQEETLPTKAANCSDVIDGNPEYFLPSVASLSGLPKICPLVDESLKLEPCESRSVVDRPPTETCDAARGIHTSQEFISPRGCLVNEHELQIKQDNSRASLRETEDLSVCLSGDDKFNDDDVIDAKEEPMEVSQDLDINDNWEDNEDYEQAMISYQKSRASYKKKLGASLITKLRQFKGHKVKNSYCDIVGRERDRQGNELLKNPNLSSVPDSLESDWELL from the exons ATGTGGTTTCTTCTTCCG GTTGCTAATGATTTAGGCATGGATTTTACATTTGAAGGACTATCCTGGGACAACGTATGCCAAACATTTGAGAAAGCATACAAGAGTAATGATTTGGTACAG ATCCCACGCAAGTATGTTGATGTGGTTGGTAAACAATTTAGAGATATAATTGATGAGGTTGTGGGTGATTGGCTCGATCCTGCTGGTGATTGTGCCGAAGGACTTGATACAAAAAAATCATTAGATGGTGATATAGCCAGTAAGATAGATGGAGTTTTAAAGGAAGAACTCGATGAATCCTTTTTGGATGACAATTTATCTATTTGTGTTAAATGGGAGCCAAATTCTTCATCTGTGGGAAATTCAAGTCTGATCGCACCCTCTGATCTGAACCAAGACTCAAGTTACAACAATGAGTTTGATGAATGCCAGGAGGAAACTCTTCCGACCAAAGCAGCTAATTGCTCAGACGTGATAGATGGAAATCCTGAATACTTCTTACCTTCTGTTGCATCTCTTTCTGGCCTTCCAAAAATATGTCCTTTAGTAGATGAAAGCCTTAAATTGGAACCTTGTGAAAGTAGATCTGTTGTAGATAGACCGCCTACTGAAACATGTG ATGCTGCGAGAGGTATCCATACATCACAAGAATTCATCTCTCCTAGAGGGTGCCTTGTAAATGAACATGAGCTGCAAATTAAACAAGACAATTCACGGGCTTCTCTGCGAGAAACTGAAG ATTTATCAGTTTGCCTTAGTGGGGATGACAAATTCAACGATGATGATGTTATTGACGCGAAAGAAGAACCAATGGAAGTATCTCAGGATCTGGATATTAATGATAACTGGGAGGACAATGAAGATTATGAACAGGCCATGATCTCATATCAGAAATCAAGGGCATCATACaag AAAAAACTTGGCGCCTCGCTTATCACAAAATTACGGCAGTTCAAGGGCCATAAGGTGAAAAATTCATACTGCGATATCGTCGGCAGAGAGCGAGACAGACAGGGAAATGAGCTATTAAAGAATCCAAATTTGTCTTCTGTTCCTGATTCATTGGAGTCTGATTGGGAGCTGCTGTAG
- the LOC135619598 gene encoding uncharacterized protein LOC135619598 isoform X6, translating to MDFTFEGLSWDNVCQTFEKAYKSNDLVQIPRKYVDVVGKQFRDIIDEVVGDWLDPAGDCAEGLDTKKSLDGDIASKIDGVLKEELDESFLDDNLSICVKWEPNSSSVGNSSLIAPSDLNQDSSYNNEFDECQEETLPTKAANCSDVIDGNPEYFLPSVASLSGLPKICPLVDESLKLEPCESRSVVDRPPTETCDAARGIHTSQEFISPRGCLVNEHELQIKQDNSRASLRETEDLSVCLSGDDKFNDDDVIDAKEEPMEVSQDLDINDNWEDNEDYEQAMISYQKSRASYKKKLGASLITKLRQFKGHKVKNSYCDIVGRERDRQGNELLKNPNLSSVPDSLESDWELL from the exons ATGGATTTTACATTTGAAGGACTATCCTGGGACAACGTATGCCAAACATTTGAGAAAGCATACAAGAGTAATGATTTGGTACAG ATCCCACGCAAGTATGTTGATGTGGTTGGTAAACAATTTAGAGATATAATTGATGAGGTTGTGGGTGATTGGCTCGATCCTGCTGGTGATTGTGCCGAAGGACTTGATACAAAAAAATCATTAGATGGTGATATAGCCAGTAAGATAGATGGAGTTTTAAAGGAAGAACTCGATGAATCCTTTTTGGATGACAATTTATCTATTTGTGTTAAATGGGAGCCAAATTCTTCATCTGTGGGAAATTCAAGTCTGATCGCACCCTCTGATCTGAACCAAGACTCAAGTTACAACAATGAGTTTGATGAATGCCAGGAGGAAACTCTTCCGACCAAAGCAGCTAATTGCTCAGACGTGATAGATGGAAATCCTGAATACTTCTTACCTTCTGTTGCATCTCTTTCTGGCCTTCCAAAAATATGTCCTTTAGTAGATGAAAGCCTTAAATTGGAACCTTGTGAAAGTAGATCTGTTGTAGATAGACCGCCTACTGAAACATGTG ATGCTGCGAGAGGTATCCATACATCACAAGAATTCATCTCTCCTAGAGGGTGCCTTGTAAATGAACATGAGCTGCAAATTAAACAAGACAATTCACGGGCTTCTCTGCGAGAAACTGAAG ATTTATCAGTTTGCCTTAGTGGGGATGACAAATTCAACGATGATGATGTTATTGACGCGAAAGAAGAACCAATGGAAGTATCTCAGGATCTGGATATTAATGATAACTGGGAGGACAATGAAGATTATGAACAGGCCATGATCTCATATCAGAAATCAAGGGCATCATACaag AAAAAACTTGGCGCCTCGCTTATCACAAAATTACGGCAGTTCAAGGGCCATAAGGTGAAAAATTCATACTGCGATATCGTCGGCAGAGAGCGAGACAGACAGGGAAATGAGCTATTAAAGAATCCAAATTTGTCTTCTGTTCCTGATTCATTGGAGTCTGATTGGGAGCTGCTGTAG
- the LOC135619600 gene encoding protein DJ-1 homolog A-like has product MATRHLLPLPLLPIPLVYKTLLRFPSKPLAPHSRTLCSSAASSSSYSSMASTPMKVLVPIANGTEPMEAVITIDVLRRAGADVTVASAEKDLRVDACWGVKLVADALVADVATASFDLISLPGGIPGSDTLRDCGVLESIVKKQAEKGGLYAAICAAPAVALGSWGLLKGLKATCYPSFMDKLPSDATAVESRVQVEGQVVTSRGPGTAMEYSLALVEKLYGKDKADEVAGPMVMRPHHGVEFAMTEINSTSWKFDSTPQILVPIANGSEEMEAVMIIDTLRRAKANVVVASVEDKLEIVASRKVKLIADMLLDEAIKLQYDLIVLPGGLPGAQAFSNSEKLVNLLRKQAESSKLYGAICASPAIVLETHGLLKGKKATAYPAMCDKLSDQSYCENRVVVDGNLITSRGPGTSLEFALAIVEKLFGRQKSLDLAKSMVFV; this is encoded by the exons ATGGCCACGCGtcacctcctccctcttcctcttcttcccatcCCCCTCGTCTACAAAACCCTTCTCCGTTTCCCCAGCAAACCACTCGCCCCTCATTCCCGCACGCTCTGCTCCTCGgccgcttcctcctcctcttactCATCCATGGCGTCGACTCCGATGAAG GTCCTCGTTCCCATCGCCAATGGCACGGAGCCGATGGAGGCGGTGATCACGATCGACGTCCTACGCCGCGCCGGTGCCGACGTCACCGTCGCCTCCGCCGAGAAAGACCTCCGCGTGGACGCCTGCTGGGGGGTCAAGCTGGTCGCTGACGCCCTCGTGGCCGACGTCGCGACCGCCTCCTTCGACCTCATCTCCCTTCCC GGAGGGATCCCGGGCTCGGATACTCTCAGGGATTGTGGAGTGTTGGAGAGTATAGTGAAGAAGCAGGCTGAAAAAGGTGGGCTTTATGCGGCGATCTGTGCTGCGCCTGCTGTTGCCCTTGGATCATGGGGCTTGCTTAAAGGTCTAAAG GCGACTTGTTATCCTTCATTCATGGACAAACTGCCCTCAGATGCAACCGCAGTGGAGTCGAGGGTCCAAGTTGAAGGTCAAGTTGTCACAAGCCGCGGACCAGGAACAGCTATGGAGTATTCTTTGGCTTTGGTCGAAAAACTTTATGGGAAAGATAAAGCGGACGAAGTCGCAGGACCCATG GTCATGCGTCCACATCATGGAGTTGAGTTTGCCATGACTGAGATAAACTCTACATCATGGAAGTTTGATTCTACACCTCAG ATTCTTGTTCCGATTGCAAATGGCTCAGAGGAAATGGAGGCCGTGATGATAATCGACACTTTGCGCAGAGCAAAGGCCAATGTTGTGGTAGCATCAGTTGAAGATAAGCTAGAAATCGTGGCATCTAGGAAGGTGAAGCTGATAGCTGACATGCTTCTGGATGAGGCCATTAAGTTGCAATACGATCTCATTGTTCTGCCG ggTGGCCTTCCTGGTGCTCAAGCATTTTCAAATTCAGAGAAGCTGGTCAATTTACTCAGAAAGCAGGCAGAATCTAGTAAACTTTACGGAGCAATATGTGCGTCACCAGCGATAGTCTTGGAGACCCATGGTCTGCTTAAA GGTAAGAAGGCAACAGCATATCCAGCAATGTGCGACAAGCTTTCGGACCAAAGCTACTGCGAGAACAGAGTGGTGGTCGACGGGAACCTGATCACAAGCAGAGGCCCAGGGACGTCGTTAGAGTTTGCATTGGCCATTGTCGAAAAGCTCTTTGGTCGCCAAAAGTCTCTCGACCTTGCAAAAAGTATGGTTTTCGTATGA
- the LOC135619598 gene encoding uncharacterized protein LOC135619598 isoform X1: MESPQITLVTRHVANDLGMDFTFEGLSWDNVCQTFEKAYKSNDLVQIPRKYVDVVGKQFRDIIDEVVGDWLDPAGDCAEGLDTKKSLDGDIASKIDGVLKEELDESFLDDNLSICVKWEPNSSSVGNSSLIAPSDLNQDSSYNNEFDECQEETLPTKAANCSDVIDGNPEYFLPSVASLSGLPKICPLVDESLKLEPCESRSVVDRPPTETCDAARGIHTSQEFISPRGCLVNEHELQIKQDNSRASLRETEDLSVCLSGDDKFNDDDVIDAKEEPMEVSQDLDINDNWEDNEDYEQAMISYQKSRASYKKKLGASLITKLRQFKGHKVKNSYCDIVGRERDRQGNELLKNPNLSSVPDSLESDWELL; encoded by the exons ATGGAATCTCCGCAGATAACACTAGTGACGAGGCAT GTTGCTAATGATTTAGGCATGGATTTTACATTTGAAGGACTATCCTGGGACAACGTATGCCAAACATTTGAGAAAGCATACAAGAGTAATGATTTGGTACAG ATCCCACGCAAGTATGTTGATGTGGTTGGTAAACAATTTAGAGATATAATTGATGAGGTTGTGGGTGATTGGCTCGATCCTGCTGGTGATTGTGCCGAAGGACTTGATACAAAAAAATCATTAGATGGTGATATAGCCAGTAAGATAGATGGAGTTTTAAAGGAAGAACTCGATGAATCCTTTTTGGATGACAATTTATCTATTTGTGTTAAATGGGAGCCAAATTCTTCATCTGTGGGAAATTCAAGTCTGATCGCACCCTCTGATCTGAACCAAGACTCAAGTTACAACAATGAGTTTGATGAATGCCAGGAGGAAACTCTTCCGACCAAAGCAGCTAATTGCTCAGACGTGATAGATGGAAATCCTGAATACTTCTTACCTTCTGTTGCATCTCTTTCTGGCCTTCCAAAAATATGTCCTTTAGTAGATGAAAGCCTTAAATTGGAACCTTGTGAAAGTAGATCTGTTGTAGATAGACCGCCTACTGAAACATGTG ATGCTGCGAGAGGTATCCATACATCACAAGAATTCATCTCTCCTAGAGGGTGCCTTGTAAATGAACATGAGCTGCAAATTAAACAAGACAATTCACGGGCTTCTCTGCGAGAAACTGAAG ATTTATCAGTTTGCCTTAGTGGGGATGACAAATTCAACGATGATGATGTTATTGACGCGAAAGAAGAACCAATGGAAGTATCTCAGGATCTGGATATTAATGATAACTGGGAGGACAATGAAGATTATGAACAGGCCATGATCTCATATCAGAAATCAAGGGCATCATACaag AAAAAACTTGGCGCCTCGCTTATCACAAAATTACGGCAGTTCAAGGGCCATAAGGTGAAAAATTCATACTGCGATATCGTCGGCAGAGAGCGAGACAGACAGGGAAATGAGCTATTAAAGAATCCAAATTTGTCTTCTGTTCCTGATTCATTGGAGTCTGATTGGGAGCTGCTGTAG
- the LOC135619598 gene encoding uncharacterized protein LOC135619598 isoform X5, with amino-acid sequence MWFLLPVANDLGMDFTFEGLSWDNVCQTFEKAYKSNDLIPRKYVDVVGKQFRDIIDEVVGDWLDPAGDCAEGLDTKKSLDGDIASKIDGVLKEELDESFLDDNLSICVKWEPNSSSVGNSSLIAPSDLNQDSSYNNEFDECQEETLPTKAANCSDVIDGNPEYFLPSVASLSGLPKICPLVDESLKLEPCESRSVVDRPPTETCDAARGIHTSQEFISPRGCLVNEHELQIKQDNSRASLRETEDLSVCLSGDDKFNDDDVIDAKEEPMEVSQDLDINDNWEDNEDYEQAMISYQKSRASYKKKLGASLITKLRQFKGHKVKNSYCDIVGRERDRQGNELLKNPNLSSVPDSLESDWELL; translated from the exons ATGTGGTTTCTTCTTCCG GTTGCTAATGATTTAGGCATGGATTTTACATTTGAAGGACTATCCTGGGACAACGTATGCCAAACATTTGAGAAAGCATACAAGAGTAATGATTTG ATCCCACGCAAGTATGTTGATGTGGTTGGTAAACAATTTAGAGATATAATTGATGAGGTTGTGGGTGATTGGCTCGATCCTGCTGGTGATTGTGCCGAAGGACTTGATACAAAAAAATCATTAGATGGTGATATAGCCAGTAAGATAGATGGAGTTTTAAAGGAAGAACTCGATGAATCCTTTTTGGATGACAATTTATCTATTTGTGTTAAATGGGAGCCAAATTCTTCATCTGTGGGAAATTCAAGTCTGATCGCACCCTCTGATCTGAACCAAGACTCAAGTTACAACAATGAGTTTGATGAATGCCAGGAGGAAACTCTTCCGACCAAAGCAGCTAATTGCTCAGACGTGATAGATGGAAATCCTGAATACTTCTTACCTTCTGTTGCATCTCTTTCTGGCCTTCCAAAAATATGTCCTTTAGTAGATGAAAGCCTTAAATTGGAACCTTGTGAAAGTAGATCTGTTGTAGATAGACCGCCTACTGAAACATGTG ATGCTGCGAGAGGTATCCATACATCACAAGAATTCATCTCTCCTAGAGGGTGCCTTGTAAATGAACATGAGCTGCAAATTAAACAAGACAATTCACGGGCTTCTCTGCGAGAAACTGAAG ATTTATCAGTTTGCCTTAGTGGGGATGACAAATTCAACGATGATGATGTTATTGACGCGAAAGAAGAACCAATGGAAGTATCTCAGGATCTGGATATTAATGATAACTGGGAGGACAATGAAGATTATGAACAGGCCATGATCTCATATCAGAAATCAAGGGCATCATACaag AAAAAACTTGGCGCCTCGCTTATCACAAAATTACGGCAGTTCAAGGGCCATAAGGTGAAAAATTCATACTGCGATATCGTCGGCAGAGAGCGAGACAGACAGGGAAATGAGCTATTAAAGAATCCAAATTTGTCTTCTGTTCCTGATTCATTGGAGTCTGATTGGGAGCTGCTGTAG
- the LOC135619598 gene encoding uncharacterized protein LOC135619598 isoform X3, which translates to MESPQITLVTRHVANDLGMDFTFEGLSWDNVCQTFEKAYKSNDLVQIPRKYVDVVGKQFRDIIDEVVGDWLDPAGDCAEGLDTKKSLDGDIASKIDGVLKEELDESFLDDNLSICVKWEPNSSSVGNSSLIAPSDLNQDSSYNNEFDECQEETLPTKAANCSDVIDGNPEYFLPSVASLSGLPKICPLVDESLKLEPCESRSVVDRPPTETCDAARGIHTSQEFISPRGCLVNEHELQIKQDNSRASLRETEVCLSGDDKFNDDDVIDAKEEPMEVSQDLDINDNWEDNEDYEQAMISYQKSRASYKKKLGASLITKLRQFKGHKVKNSYCDIVGRERDRQGNELLKNPNLSSVPDSLESDWELL; encoded by the exons ATGGAATCTCCGCAGATAACACTAGTGACGAGGCAT GTTGCTAATGATTTAGGCATGGATTTTACATTTGAAGGACTATCCTGGGACAACGTATGCCAAACATTTGAGAAAGCATACAAGAGTAATGATTTGGTACAG ATCCCACGCAAGTATGTTGATGTGGTTGGTAAACAATTTAGAGATATAATTGATGAGGTTGTGGGTGATTGGCTCGATCCTGCTGGTGATTGTGCCGAAGGACTTGATACAAAAAAATCATTAGATGGTGATATAGCCAGTAAGATAGATGGAGTTTTAAAGGAAGAACTCGATGAATCCTTTTTGGATGACAATTTATCTATTTGTGTTAAATGGGAGCCAAATTCTTCATCTGTGGGAAATTCAAGTCTGATCGCACCCTCTGATCTGAACCAAGACTCAAGTTACAACAATGAGTTTGATGAATGCCAGGAGGAAACTCTTCCGACCAAAGCAGCTAATTGCTCAGACGTGATAGATGGAAATCCTGAATACTTCTTACCTTCTGTTGCATCTCTTTCTGGCCTTCCAAAAATATGTCCTTTAGTAGATGAAAGCCTTAAATTGGAACCTTGTGAAAGTAGATCTGTTGTAGATAGACCGCCTACTGAAACATGTG ATGCTGCGAGAGGTATCCATACATCACAAGAATTCATCTCTCCTAGAGGGTGCCTTGTAAATGAACATGAGCTGCAAATTAAACAAGACAATTCACGGGCTTCTCTGCGAGAAACTGAAG TTTGCCTTAGTGGGGATGACAAATTCAACGATGATGATGTTATTGACGCGAAAGAAGAACCAATGGAAGTATCTCAGGATCTGGATATTAATGATAACTGGGAGGACAATGAAGATTATGAACAGGCCATGATCTCATATCAGAAATCAAGGGCATCATACaag AAAAAACTTGGCGCCTCGCTTATCACAAAATTACGGCAGTTCAAGGGCCATAAGGTGAAAAATTCATACTGCGATATCGTCGGCAGAGAGCGAGACAGACAGGGAAATGAGCTATTAAAGAATCCAAATTTGTCTTCTGTTCCTGATTCATTGGAGTCTGATTGGGAGCTGCTGTAG
- the LOC135619598 gene encoding uncharacterized protein LOC135619598 isoform X2: MESPQITLVTRHVANDLGMDFTFEGLSWDNVCQTFEKAYKSNDLIPRKYVDVVGKQFRDIIDEVVGDWLDPAGDCAEGLDTKKSLDGDIASKIDGVLKEELDESFLDDNLSICVKWEPNSSSVGNSSLIAPSDLNQDSSYNNEFDECQEETLPTKAANCSDVIDGNPEYFLPSVASLSGLPKICPLVDESLKLEPCESRSVVDRPPTETCDAARGIHTSQEFISPRGCLVNEHELQIKQDNSRASLRETEDLSVCLSGDDKFNDDDVIDAKEEPMEVSQDLDINDNWEDNEDYEQAMISYQKSRASYKKKLGASLITKLRQFKGHKVKNSYCDIVGRERDRQGNELLKNPNLSSVPDSLESDWELL, translated from the exons ATGGAATCTCCGCAGATAACACTAGTGACGAGGCAT GTTGCTAATGATTTAGGCATGGATTTTACATTTGAAGGACTATCCTGGGACAACGTATGCCAAACATTTGAGAAAGCATACAAGAGTAATGATTTG ATCCCACGCAAGTATGTTGATGTGGTTGGTAAACAATTTAGAGATATAATTGATGAGGTTGTGGGTGATTGGCTCGATCCTGCTGGTGATTGTGCCGAAGGACTTGATACAAAAAAATCATTAGATGGTGATATAGCCAGTAAGATAGATGGAGTTTTAAAGGAAGAACTCGATGAATCCTTTTTGGATGACAATTTATCTATTTGTGTTAAATGGGAGCCAAATTCTTCATCTGTGGGAAATTCAAGTCTGATCGCACCCTCTGATCTGAACCAAGACTCAAGTTACAACAATGAGTTTGATGAATGCCAGGAGGAAACTCTTCCGACCAAAGCAGCTAATTGCTCAGACGTGATAGATGGAAATCCTGAATACTTCTTACCTTCTGTTGCATCTCTTTCTGGCCTTCCAAAAATATGTCCTTTAGTAGATGAAAGCCTTAAATTGGAACCTTGTGAAAGTAGATCTGTTGTAGATAGACCGCCTACTGAAACATGTG ATGCTGCGAGAGGTATCCATACATCACAAGAATTCATCTCTCCTAGAGGGTGCCTTGTAAATGAACATGAGCTGCAAATTAAACAAGACAATTCACGGGCTTCTCTGCGAGAAACTGAAG ATTTATCAGTTTGCCTTAGTGGGGATGACAAATTCAACGATGATGATGTTATTGACGCGAAAGAAGAACCAATGGAAGTATCTCAGGATCTGGATATTAATGATAACTGGGAGGACAATGAAGATTATGAACAGGCCATGATCTCATATCAGAAATCAAGGGCATCATACaag AAAAAACTTGGCGCCTCGCTTATCACAAAATTACGGCAGTTCAAGGGCCATAAGGTGAAAAATTCATACTGCGATATCGTCGGCAGAGAGCGAGACAGACAGGGAAATGAGCTATTAAAGAATCCAAATTTGTCTTCTGTTCCTGATTCATTGGAGTCTGATTGGGAGCTGCTGTAG